A genomic window from Sphingobacterium spiritivorum includes:
- the gap gene encoding type I glyceraldehyde-3-phosphate dehydrogenase — protein sequence MKIGINGFGRIGRLAFRAAINRQDVEVVGINDLVEPDYMAYMLKYDSTHGKFDGTVEVKDGNLVVNGKTIRVTAEKDPANLKWNEVGAEVIIESTGLFLTQESAQKHIDAGAKKVVMSAPAKDDTPTFVMGVNHKELKADQHIVSNASCTTNCLAPVAKVLHDNFGILEGLMTTVHAVTATQKTVDGPSAKDWRGGRGAYQNIIPSSTGAAKAVGLVLPSLKGKLTGMSLRVPTADVSVVDLTVRLEKGASYEEIKKAMKDASEGELKGILGYTEDEVVSTDFLGDARTSIFDAKAGISLNDNFVKVVAWYDNEWGYSNKIVDLVQEVGKLS from the coding sequence ATGAAAATTGGAATCAACGGATTTGGTCGTATTGGCCGCTTAGCATTCAGAGCTGCGATCAATCGCCAAGATGTAGAAGTAGTAGGTATCAATGACCTCGTAGAGCCAGACTATATGGCATATATGTTGAAATACGATTCAACTCATGGTAAATTTGACGGAACTGTTGAAGTAAAAGACGGTAATCTTGTTGTAAACGGAAAAACGATCCGTGTCACTGCAGAAAAAGATCCGGCTAACCTGAAATGGAATGAAGTAGGCGCTGAAGTGATCATCGAATCTACAGGTCTTTTCCTTACTCAGGAATCGGCACAGAAACACATCGATGCAGGTGCTAAAAAAGTGGTTATGTCTGCTCCGGCAAAAGACGACACTCCTACTTTCGTAATGGGTGTAAACCACAAAGAACTGAAAGCTGATCAACATATCGTTTCTAATGCATCATGTACAACTAACTGTTTAGCTCCTGTGGCAAAAGTATTGCATGACAATTTTGGAATTCTGGAAGGTCTGATGACTACTGTTCACGCGGTTACAGCAACTCAAAAAACGGTAGACGGTCCTTCAGCAAAAGACTGGAGAGGCGGACGCGGTGCATACCAGAACATTATCCCTTCTTCAACTGGTGCTGCTAAAGCTGTAGGTCTTGTATTGCCTTCTCTGAAAGGTAAATTGACAGGTATGTCTCTTCGTGTTCCTACTGCTGATGTATCTGTAGTAGACTTAACAGTACGCCTGGAAAAAGGTGCTTCTTATGAAGAGATCAAAAAAGCAATGAAAGATGCTTCAGAAGGTGAATTGAAAGGTATTCTAGGTTATACGGAAGATGAAGTAGTTTCTACTGACTTCTTAGGTGACGCACGTACTTCTATCTTCGATGCAAAAGCAGGTATCTCTCTTAACGACAACTTTGTAAAAGTTGTAGCATGGTACGATAACGAGTGGGGTTACTCTAACAAAATCGTAGATCTTGTACAAGAAGTAGGTAAATTATCGTAG
- the mnmA gene encoding tRNA 2-thiouridine(34) synthase MnmA yields the protein MSKRGRVLVAMSGGVDSSVAAVMLHEQGYEVIGITMKTWDYASSGGSSKETGCCSLDSINDARALAVNYGFPHFILDIRDEFGDYVIDNFVDEYIAGRTPNPCVLCNTHIKWEALIKRANKLDCEFIATGHYANIRLHENGRHVISKGRDENKDQSYVLWGVTQENLARTQFPLGSFTKKEIRQMAADMGQMELANKSESYEICFVPDNDYRAFLRHKMPDLDEKVGPGNFILSDGTVVGQHIGYPYFTIGQRKGLGIALGKPMFVIEILPESNSVMLGEEHELERAQAYVRNINLVKYASLSEPMEAVTKIRYKDSGALSTITQQGDIMKVDFEHYVKGIAPGQSAVFYEGNDLIGGGFLMK from the coding sequence ATGAGTAAAAGAGGAAGAGTACTAGTAGCAATGAGTGGTGGAGTGGATAGTTCGGTCGCAGCCGTAATGCTCCACGAACAAGGATATGAAGTGATAGGGATCACGATGAAGACCTGGGATTATGCATCCTCAGGCGGTTCATCCAAGGAGACAGGTTGCTGCAGTCTGGATAGCATCAATGATGCACGTGCACTGGCTGTAAACTATGGATTTCCGCATTTTATATTAGATATCCGGGATGAATTCGGAGATTACGTAATCGATAATTTTGTAGATGAATATATTGCAGGTCGTACGCCAAACCCTTGTGTATTGTGCAATACACACATCAAGTGGGAAGCACTGATCAAACGTGCAAATAAACTGGACTGTGAATTTATCGCTACAGGACATTATGCTAATATCCGTTTGCATGAAAACGGACGTCATGTTATATCTAAAGGAAGAGACGAGAATAAGGACCAGTCCTATGTATTGTGGGGAGTGACGCAGGAGAATCTCGCACGTACCCAGTTTCCATTGGGAAGTTTTACAAAAAAAGAAATCCGTCAGATGGCTGCTGATATGGGACAAATGGAGCTGGCGAATAAGTCGGAGAGCTATGAGATCTGTTTTGTGCCGGATAATGACTACAGAGCGTTTCTAAGACATAAAATGCCCGATCTGGATGAAAAGGTAGGTCCGGGGAATTTTATCCTTTCTGACGGTACCGTAGTAGGGCAGCATATCGGTTATCCGTATTTTACAATCGGACAACGTAAAGGTTTGGGGATCGCATTAGGAAAACCTATGTTCGTGATCGAGATTCTGCCTGAAAGTAATTCTGTAATGCTGGGAGAAGAACATGAACTGGAAAGAGCACAAGCCTATGTACGTAATATCAATCTGGTGAAGTATGCCAGTCTTTCAGAGCCGATGGAAGCTGTGACAAAAATACGTTACAAGGATTCCGGTGCATTGTCTACTATTACGCAACAAGGCGATATTATGAAAGTAGATTTTGAACATTATGTAAAGGGAATAGCCCCCGGACAATCAGCCGTATTCTACGAAGGAAACGACCTGATCGGGGGTGGATTTTTAATGAAATAA
- a CDS encoding NUDIX hydrolase, whose product MTEIDKVALIYIQDRRILTARSKGKDKYYIPGGKREAGENDTATLIREIKEELNVDVIPSSIQFCGIFRAQADSHPEGKIVRMTCYSALFEGELTPMSEIEELSFMSSADAKRCSAVDEIIFKHLLDEGLID is encoded by the coding sequence ATGACAGAAATAGATAAAGTTGCCCTGATATATATTCAGGATCGCAGGATTCTGACCGCACGTTCAAAAGGGAAAGACAAATATTATATTCCCGGCGGTAAACGTGAAGCCGGAGAGAATGACACGGCCACACTTATCCGGGAAATAAAGGAAGAACTGAATGTGGATGTGATCCCTTCCTCTATTCAGTTTTGCGGTATTTTCAGAGCACAGGCAGACAGCCATCCTGAAGGAAAAATAGTCAGGATGACTTGTTATTCAGCGCTGTTTGAAGGAGAATTGACTCCTATGAGTGAAATAGAAGAATTGTCTTTTATGTCTTCTGCAGATGCAAAAAGATGCTCTGCTGTAGATGAGATCATCTTCAAACATCTGCTGGATGAAGGATTGATTGACTAA
- a CDS encoding MBL fold metallo-hydrolase, which produces MPDILADFLVRRPEGYYCRYGDFYIDALEPVRIDVVSHAHADHATKGHAQIIATEATAAFMQYRYSKQPLHTFLVKRFEEPFNIAEVILTFIPAGHILGSSQILMEYKGVRYLYTGDYKVDTDPTCEPIHIVKADVLITESTFANPEVSHPDAVTEILKLKDRPFNILLGCYALGKAQRITALLNQHCPERKVLVHHNILPFHRIYDQLGNFPMKYEPYNRQIMKQGEPDKVYLVPPMTFNSYFRATKVQRAFASGWKRLQQHNDIELYISDHVDWQDILDYVDQVQPRQIWTIHGDGRLLKEYYGANLEVRDIL; this is translated from the coding sequence ATGCCCGATATACTGGCCGATTTTTTAGTTCGGAGACCAGAAGGATATTATTGCCGTTACGGAGATTTTTATATTGACGCCTTAGAGCCTGTGCGTATAGATGTAGTATCACATGCGCATGCTGATCATGCGACCAAAGGACATGCACAGATTATAGCTACTGAAGCTACGGCAGCTTTTATGCAGTACAGGTACAGTAAGCAGCCTTTGCATACCTTCCTTGTCAAAAGATTTGAAGAGCCGTTTAACATTGCTGAAGTCATACTGACCTTTATTCCTGCGGGGCATATTCTGGGCTCTTCACAGATATTAATGGAGTATAAGGGAGTACGTTATTTATATACGGGAGATTATAAAGTGGATACGGATCCTACCTGTGAACCTATACATATTGTTAAGGCGGATGTACTGATTACCGAAAGTACATTTGCAAATCCTGAAGTGAGTCATCCGGATGCAGTGACAGAGATCCTGAAGCTCAAAGATCGTCCTTTTAATATTTTATTGGGTTGTTATGCTTTAGGAAAGGCACAGCGGATCACAGCACTCTTAAATCAGCATTGTCCTGAGCGAAAGGTACTCGTTCACCATAATATACTGCCTTTCCATCGTATTTATGATCAGCTGGGTAATTTCCCTATGAAGTATGAGCCATATAACAGGCAGATCATGAAACAAGGGGAGCCTGATAAAGTCTATTTAGTACCTCCGATGACGTTTAACAGTTATTTCAGAGCTACAAAGGTACAGCGCGCATTTGCTTCAGGTTGGAAGCGTTTGCAACAGCACAATGATATAGAACTGTATATATCGGATCATGTCGACTGGCAGGATATTCTGGATTATGTAGATCAGGTGCAGCCCCGTCAGATATGGACCATACACGGAGACGGCAGACTACTTAAAGAATATTACGGAGCCAATCTCGAAGTAAGGGATATTCTTTAA
- the coaE gene encoding dephospho-CoA kinase (Dephospho-CoA kinase (CoaE) performs the final step in coenzyme A biosynthesis.), with protein MGLKIGITGGIGAGKSIICNIFKVLGIPVYNADQEAKDIMIKSEEVRTALMQTFGKETYFEDGSLNRAFLSSKVFGDDAQLKLLNGIVHPAVIRAGEEWSQKQTAAYSLKEAALLFETGSYRQLDYTILVTAPEDIRIARVVARDHTDEAKVRDRISKQMSDKEKSELADFIVINDGIQPLLPQVLHLHQQFLTF; from the coding sequence ATGGGATTGAAAATAGGGATTACAGGAGGAATCGGAGCCGGTAAGAGTATTATCTGTAATATCTTTAAGGTATTGGGAATACCGGTATACAATGCCGACCAGGAAGCTAAGGATATTATGATCAAAAGTGAAGAAGTAAGGACTGCATTGATGCAGACCTTTGGAAAGGAAACCTATTTTGAAGACGGTTCTTTAAACAGAGCCTTTCTTTCTTCAAAAGTATTTGGAGATGACGCCCAGTTGAAGCTGCTGAATGGTATTGTACATCCTGCCGTAATCCGTGCAGGGGAGGAGTGGTCACAAAAACAGACTGCTGCATACTCTTTAAAAGAAGCGGCCCTGCTTTTTGAAACAGGTTCTTACCGCCAGCTTGATTATACCATACTGGTTACAGCTCCCGAAGATATCCGTATAGCCCGTGTCGTTGCCCGCGATCATACCGATGAGGCAAAAGTAAGGGACAGAATAAGTAAACAGATGAGTGATAAGGAAAAATCTGAATTGGCAGATTTTATTGTTATCAATGATGGTATACAACCCCTTTTGCCACAGGTACTGCATCTGCATCAACAATTTTTAACATTTTAA
- a CDS encoding DUF1573 domain-containing protein, with protein sequence MKINKLAFAGILSMACLVSACGNSNKTNVAKAAQGDSVSGDTTQQKGQETLGKIEFEETAFDFGQVKEGEVVQHTFTFTNVGEAPVILSEVNASCGCTTPHYSKSPVLPGKKGEVKVAFDSKGQVGKQQKIVTVMSNATNGISTVQLRGEVQKAN encoded by the coding sequence ATGAAAATTAACAAATTAGCTTTTGCAGGTATATTGTCAATGGCTTGTCTGGTAAGCGCTTGCGGCAACAGTAACAAAACAAACGTTGCTAAAGCAGCTCAGGGAGACAGTGTTTCCGGAGATACAACACAGCAAAAAGGACAGGAAACATTAGGTAAAATTGAATTTGAAGAAACCGCATTCGACTTCGGCCAGGTAAAAGAAGGTGAAGTTGTTCAGCATACATTTACATTTACCAATGTAGGTGAAGCTCCGGTTATTCTTTCTGAGGTAAATGCATCCTGTGGCTGTACTACACCGCATTACTCCAAATCACCTGTATTGCCGGGTAAGAAAGGTGAAGTAAAAGTTGCCTTTGACAGTAAAGGGCAGGTAGGTAAACAGCAGAAGATCGTGACGGTCATGTCTAATGCAACCAACGGCATCTCTACCGTACAATTAAGAGGTGAAGTGCAAAAAGCTAATTAA
- a CDS encoding YbbR-like domain-containing protein has protein sequence MKAGIQYVNLPDNKAFHPLQSDTVSLKVEMSGWKLLLSRFRQDTANIQVDLSGLKNRNWIVFSNQIGFINRQFPNDKHVVSVSPDTLYFDFSKQTQRKVPIKAVYSVDFAKQYGIIGDTRSLPEYVTITGPLEDVANIESWETDTIRGTGINADIRTMAYLDRNQKANINVYPAYAEVTIPVGELTEKVMELPIKVENAEKYTSVRTLPTKVKVIILVSLKDYNKWTQRDFEAVVDIEDWEENRVPNLPVILTKIPPYCKIVSVEPQNVDFFIRK, from the coding sequence ATGAAGGCCGGAATTCAGTACGTGAATCTTCCGGACAATAAAGCCTTTCATCCGCTACAGTCCGATACGGTCAGTCTCAAAGTAGAGATGAGTGGGTGGAAACTGTTGCTTTCACGCTTCAGACAGGATACGGCTAATATTCAGGTAGACCTGAGCGGACTGAAAAACCGCAACTGGATCGTGTTTTCCAATCAGATTGGTTTTATCAACAGGCAATTTCCGAATGATAAACATGTCGTATCTGTAAGTCCGGATACTTTATATTTTGATTTTTCTAAACAGACACAGCGCAAGGTCCCGATTAAAGCGGTATATAGTGTGGATTTTGCAAAGCAGTACGGTATTATCGGCGATACCAGGAGTTTACCGGAGTATGTCACGATAACAGGCCCTCTGGAGGATGTGGCTAATATTGAATCCTGGGAGACCGACACTATCCGGGGTACAGGAATCAATGCGGATATCCGAACAATGGCGTATCTGGATCGTAATCAAAAGGCTAATATCAATGTTTATCCCGCTTATGCAGAAGTGACCATCCCGGTAGGAGAGCTGACGGAGAAAGTCATGGAACTACCGATCAAGGTCGAAAATGCAGAAAAGTATACTTCTGTAAGAACATTGCCCACCAAGGTTAAAGTAATCATCCTTGTGTCGCTTAAAGACTATAATAAATGGACACAGCGGGACTTTGAAGCCGTGGTGGATATAGAAGACTGGGAAGAGAACAGAGTTCCTAACCTTCCTGTCATTCTGACTAAGATACCACCGTATTGCAAGATCGTGAGTGTAGAGCCTCAGAATGTAGACTTTTTCATTCGTAAATAA
- the yajC gene encoding preprotein translocase subunit YajC has protein sequence MISTIFLQAGGSGGGFMTFLPMILIIVVFYFFMIRPQMKKQKDHKKYIEELGVNTKIVTTAGIHGRIVEVSETTFLVDVGSGVKIRFDKSAIALDASKAANDANKEK, from the coding sequence ATGATAAGTACAATATTCTTACAAGCCGGTGGATCAGGCGGTGGTTTTATGACATTCCTTCCAATGATCTTAATCATCGTGGTTTTCTATTTCTTTATGATCAGACCACAGATGAAGAAACAAAAAGATCACAAGAAATATATTGAAGAGTTAGGTGTCAATACTAAAATTGTAACTACTGCAGGTATTCACGGTCGTATCGTGGAAGTAAGCGAAACTACTTTTCTTGTTGATGTAGGTTCAGGAGTTAAGATCCGTTTTGATAAATCAGCAATTGCACTGGATGCTTCCAAAGCAGCTAATGATGCGAATAAAGAAAAATAA